A stretch of Mastomys coucha isolate ucsf_1 unplaced genomic scaffold, UCSF_Mcou_1 pScaffold1, whole genome shotgun sequence DNA encodes these proteins:
- the LOC116068333 gene encoding uncharacterized protein LOC116068333, whose protein sequence is MSLPLRLPYCSPAQRLRAVLLFPYFRAPDTPPPSPACSQEPDSESEGGTPESYTEEDRWFCAGSHWGPALNGSGGAVPQSWAWPGPPNVWQPRYPPPPTAVPASTATSPGAMIWNPQSIRPPVLGRPRPSLAQGPRRAKERQPGTASAGGKELELGLNSQNERRLRSMEGPTPALSAPRTLSIRGVSGRGMSPVKRSGKLSKPASALPEKCQGRCRRMTLEFKGVEKPR, encoded by the coding sequence ATGTCGCTGCCCCTCCGGCTGCCCTACTGCTCTCCCGCCCAGCGGCTGCGCGCCGTGCTCCTGTTCCCCTACTTCCGTGCCCCTGACACTCCTCCGCCGTCCCCAGCCTGTTCTCAGGAGCCCGACTCCGAATCCGAAGGCGGCACTCCGGAGAGCTACACGGAGGAGGACCGCTGGTTCTGTGCGGGCAGCCACTGGGGGCCCGCGCTGAACGGCAGCGGGGGCGCCGTCCCGCAGAGCTGGGCGTGGCCGGGCCCTCCGAACGTCTGGCAGCCCCGGTACCCACCTCCTCCCACCGCGGTCCCGGCTTCCACGGCCACCTCCCCCGGCGCGATGATTTGGAACCCCCAGTCCATCCGTCCCCCGGTGCTGGGCCGCCCCCGGCCCTCACTGGCGCAGGGCCCTCGGCGAGCCAAGGAGCGCCAGCCTGGAACAGCAAGCGCCGGCGGGAAGGAGCTAGAGCTCGGGTTGAACAGCCAGAATGAGCGGCGCTTGAGGAGCATGGAAGGGCCCACGCCAGCTCTCTCGGCTCCTCGAACTTTGTCCATAAGAGGGGTCTCTGGTCGTGGCATGTCACCAGTGAAGAGAAGTgggaagctgagcaagcctgcCAGCGCCTTGCCAGAAAAATGTCAGGGAAGGTGCAGAAGAATGACCCTGGAGTTCAAAGGAGTGGAAAAGCCCAGATGA